In one window of Nocardia brasiliensis DNA:
- a CDS encoding MarR family winged helix-turn-helix transcriptional regulator, producing MAFEHGGCAAPEPRWLSPVEQRAWRAFMDGHQRLMGELNRRLVRDSNLTLADYRILVWLSEAPDRSMRMSDLADGVLSSRSRLTHQIRRMEKLHMVRRTSCEEDGRGVRAHLTEEGMRRLREAARDHVNAVRRDFIDLLTPEQLQVIGDAFERVGKEIDNRDSRY from the coding sequence ATGGCTTTCGAACACGGCGGTTGCGCAGCTCCGGAGCCGCGGTGGCTCAGCCCGGTTGAACAGCGTGCTTGGCGCGCCTTTATGGATGGACATCAGCGTCTCATGGGAGAACTGAATCGGCGCCTGGTGCGTGACAGTAACCTCACTCTCGCGGACTACCGAATTCTCGTCTGGCTGTCAGAGGCTCCTGACCGTTCGATGCGGATGAGTGATCTCGCCGACGGTGTGCTCTCGTCGAGAAGTCGTCTGACACATCAGATTCGGCGTATGGAGAAGCTGCATATGGTGCGCCGGACCAGCTGTGAGGAAGACGGCCGCGGCGTGCGTGCCCATCTCACTGAGGAGGGCATGCGCCGCCTCCGCGAAGCGGCGCGTGACCATGTCAATGCCGTCCGTCGCGACTTCATCGACCTGCTCACCCCTGAACAACTGCAGGTCATTGGTGACGCCTTCGAGCGGGTCGGCAAGGAGATCGATAACCGCGACAGCCGCTATTGA
- a CDS encoding GGDEF domain-containing protein — protein sequence MKNSNRLFLSWWRDRLNYSRLTHTTDVHLVQGWLKAAIGAVGIVALSATGFALIVATGRGAPAGIAQICILAGPSGLWVLRWWLLPWPSEIESLAWVVLMDVAIGVHNVMVQDAELGATGNAFLVATGGYIAVFHGPRVLFAHAGWSLLSIGALSMLVAFRGDFRSRDAGAVLAIGSASLAVVCFVLPIVQFCCWLFWHQALMDPLTGLTNRRGLDFHLIRYLGSERGWPRWLVPCRQRRQQIYFATVDIDRFKAVNDAYGHPVGDEVLIQAARRLRAAVDSDALVARTGGDEFVIIGYVGDNGDSLGERLRTAIENTDDLPVAVTASIGVAFCDGGPTGAQGDAASCRRRLRVSDEAMYAAKRLGGNRAIVVA from the coding sequence ATGAAGAATAGCAATCGATTATTTCTATCATGGTGGCGCGACCGGTTGAACTATTCCCGGCTGACGCACACGACTGACGTTCATCTGGTGCAGGGTTGGCTGAAGGCCGCAATCGGAGCGGTAGGAATCGTGGCGTTGTCGGCAACCGGGTTCGCCTTGATCGTCGCGACAGGTCGAGGCGCCCCGGCAGGCATTGCTCAGATCTGCATTCTCGCTGGCCCGTCGGGACTTTGGGTGTTGCGCTGGTGGCTACTGCCATGGCCGAGTGAAATCGAGTCCCTTGCGTGGGTCGTCCTCATGGATGTCGCTATCGGGGTCCACAACGTGATGGTTCAAGACGCCGAGCTCGGTGCGACGGGGAATGCTTTCCTGGTGGCGACGGGAGGATACATCGCAGTTTTTCACGGTCCACGGGTTTTGTTCGCACATGCAGGCTGGTCCCTGCTGTCGATCGGCGCGTTGTCGATGCTTGTGGCATTCCGTGGAGATTTCCGATCCAGAGACGCCGGAGCGGTTCTCGCGATCGGATCGGCCTCTCTGGCAGTGGTTTGCTTTGTGCTGCCGATAGTGCAGTTCTGTTGCTGGCTTTTCTGGCACCAGGCGCTTATGGATCCGCTGACCGGACTTACGAACCGACGCGGCCTGGATTTTCACCTGATCAGGTATCTGGGCAGCGAGCGAGGCTGGCCTCGGTGGTTGGTGCCCTGCCGTCAGCGCCGCCAACAGATCTATTTCGCCACTGTGGATATAGACAGATTCAAAGCTGTGAACGACGCTTACGGACATCCCGTGGGCGACGAAGTGCTGATTCAAGCCGCCAGGCGACTTCGGGCGGCGGTAGACTCCGACGCGTTGGTAGCGCGCACCGGCGGCGACGAATTCGTGATCATCGGCTACGTCGGCGACAACGGAGATTCGTTGGGAGAGCGCCTACGCACGGCCATCGAGAACACGGACGACCTGCCCGTTGCAGTCACAGCCAGTATCGGAGTCGCGTTTTGCGACGGCGGGCCGACGGGCGCGCAAGGTGATGCTGCGAGCTGCCGCCGACGCTTGCGCGTATCCGACGAGGCGATGTATGCGGCGAAACGTCTCGGAGGCAACAGGGCAATCGTCGTTGCGTAG
- a CDS encoding MBL fold metallo-hydrolase produces the protein MAEDWFAVQRLRDGIYLIAEPVHVNSYLIVGSRRAVLFDSGLGVASIRRCIETITDLPVLVVNSHHHFDHVGGNREFSELAFHFSGTELHRTGPPEHWLSQYLIAVDVVQAQYKKFAEIDRAWFNILAPEMRMRQFPEYFDPMHWEIAYVEPTHLLRDGEEIDLGDRILRVVYTPGHSVDSICLIDESNRILFSGDTIGTGSMYAHLDTADIETYALTTAMLATDISPCVDEILCAHGARYRAYPEILGRAAAAFERLLTGAVSLEDRFDCFLDPVRAANFEEFSIFLPPSFSSFDCAARREAGRVHGGP, from the coding sequence ATGGCTGAGGATTGGTTCGCTGTCCAGCGACTGCGTGACGGAATCTACCTGATTGCCGAACCTGTGCACGTCAACAGCTACCTGATAGTCGGGTCACGTCGTGCGGTCCTGTTCGATAGCGGGCTAGGCGTGGCCAGCATACGGCGATGCATCGAGACAATCACCGATCTTCCAGTGCTCGTTGTCAACAGCCATCATCATTTCGACCATGTAGGAGGCAATCGAGAATTTTCGGAGTTGGCCTTCCACTTCTCCGGTACCGAGCTGCATCGAACCGGACCGCCAGAGCATTGGCTGTCGCAGTACCTCATCGCTGTCGATGTCGTTCAAGCGCAGTATAAGAAGTTTGCGGAGATCGATAGGGCCTGGTTCAATATTCTCGCCCCGGAGATGCGCATGCGTCAATTTCCTGAATATTTCGACCCGATGCACTGGGAGATAGCGTACGTGGAGCCTACACATCTTCTTCGGGACGGCGAAGAAATCGACCTTGGCGACCGGATATTACGGGTGGTCTATACACCGGGCCATTCAGTGGATTCGATCTGCCTGATAGACGAGAGTAATAGAATTCTTTTCTCGGGCGACACAATCGGCACCGGATCCATGTATGCCCATCTGGACACGGCCGACATCGAGACGTATGCGCTCACGACAGCGATGCTGGCGACGGATATCTCCCCATGCGTAGACGAGATTCTATGCGCCCATGGGGCACGATATCGCGCCTACCCGGAAATCTTGGGGCGTGCTGCCGCAGCTTTCGAGAGATTACTGACCGGTGCGGTATCTCTCGAGGATCGGTTCGACTGCTTCCTCGACCCGGTGCGGGCGGCAAACTTCGAAGAATTCAGTATCTTCTTGCCACCGTCGTTCAGCTCGTTTGACTGCGCGGCTCGCCGTGAAGCCGGCCGCGTACATGGCGGCCCGTAG
- a CDS encoding bifunctional salicylyl-CoA 5-hydroxylase/oxidoreductase — translation MDRTDDASHVRRRSDEQHATRHVGRRPNLPTSDPKNYFTAKALVVKYCYRDFRGEHMKVVCIGGGPAGLYFGLLMKQLNAEHEITVIERNRPYDTFGWGVVFSDATMETMREWDRPTADRIQSAFNHWDDIELRFKGRVLRSGGHGFVGIGRKKLLNILQQRCEEVGVRLEFDREVDSDREFADADLIVAADGINSKIRGRHRDVFAPDLVTRPNRYIWLGTEKLYDAFTFDFVETEHGWVQAHIYKFDDNTSTFIVECPEHVWRAHGLDQARPDESVAFCERLFADNLRGEKLMTNSRHLPGSGWQNFQRVKCEQWWLHNGDSHVVLMGDAVHTAHFAIGSGTKLALEDAIELVRQFGAHGDSPADLPTVLTRYQEVRSIDALRLQNAAWNAMEWFEVCGERYCDQLEPEQFMYSMLTRSQRISHENLRLRDKGWLEDYERWFDARAGVRRSAEEPSVPPMFTPYTVRSVTVKNRVIVSPMAQYSAVHGVPGDFHLVHLGARAAGGAGLVFAEMTCVSPTARITPGCPGLYTDEQRRAWQRIVDWVHTNTDAKIGIQLGHSGAKGSTRRMWDGTDQPLTADDDEPNWPLISASPQQYLPGVSQWSRAMTRTDMDEVTSQFVEATRRAARAGFDWLELHCAHGYLLSSFISPLTNQRTDDYGGTLRNRLRYPLEVFAAVRAAWPAELPVSVRISAHDWVDGGITPADAVEIAKQFKQAGADLIDCSSGQVSKQEQPTFGRMWQTPFADRVRQEAGIATIAVGAISEADHVNSIVAAGRADLCAIARPHLANPAWTLTEAAKIGFTELTWPKQYRAGKRQFEANIQRQQAAAAAKG, via the coding sequence ATGGACCGCACCGACGACGCCTCCCACGTCCGGCGCCGGTCAGATGAGCAGCATGCGACCCGACACGTTGGCCGACGGCCGAACCTCCCGACATCCGACCCCAAAAACTACTTCACAGCTAAAGCTTTAGTTGTAAAGTACTGCTACCGCGACTTCAGAGGAGAGCACATGAAGGTCGTGTGCATCGGCGGCGGACCCGCCGGCTTGTACTTCGGGTTGCTGATGAAGCAGCTCAACGCCGAGCACGAGATCACCGTCATCGAGCGGAACCGGCCATATGACACGTTCGGCTGGGGCGTGGTGTTCTCCGACGCCACGATGGAGACCATGCGCGAGTGGGATCGGCCGACGGCGGACCGGATCCAGTCGGCGTTCAATCACTGGGACGATATCGAGCTGCGGTTCAAGGGCCGGGTATTGCGCTCGGGCGGGCACGGTTTCGTCGGCATCGGCCGCAAGAAGCTGCTCAACATCCTGCAGCAGCGATGCGAAGAGGTCGGGGTGCGGCTGGAATTCGACCGGGAGGTCGACTCGGATCGCGAGTTTGCGGACGCGGACCTGATCGTCGCGGCGGACGGCATCAACTCCAAGATCCGCGGCAGGCATCGCGACGTCTTCGCGCCCGACCTGGTGACCAGGCCGAACCGCTACATCTGGCTGGGCACCGAGAAACTGTACGACGCTTTCACTTTCGATTTCGTCGAGACCGAACACGGGTGGGTGCAGGCGCACATCTACAAGTTCGACGACAACACCAGCACCTTCATCGTCGAATGCCCCGAACACGTGTGGCGCGCACACGGACTCGACCAGGCCCGCCCCGACGAATCGGTGGCCTTCTGCGAGCGGCTGTTCGCCGACAACCTGCGGGGCGAGAAGCTGATGACGAACTCACGTCACCTGCCGGGATCGGGGTGGCAGAACTTCCAACGGGTCAAATGCGAACAGTGGTGGCTGCACAACGGGGACAGCCACGTCGTGCTGATGGGCGACGCGGTGCACACCGCGCATTTCGCGATCGGCTCGGGCACCAAACTGGCGCTGGAGGATGCCATCGAGCTGGTGCGCCAGTTCGGCGCGCACGGCGACTCCCCCGCCGACCTGCCCACCGTGCTCACCCGGTACCAAGAGGTGCGGTCGATCGACGCGCTGCGCCTGCAGAACGCGGCGTGGAACGCCATGGAGTGGTTCGAGGTGTGCGGCGAACGCTACTGCGACCAACTCGAACCCGAGCAGTTCATGTACTCGATGCTCACCCGCAGCCAGCGGATCAGCCACGAGAACCTGCGTTTACGCGACAAGGGCTGGCTAGAGGACTACGAACGCTGGTTCGACGCGCGGGCCGGCGTGCGCCGCTCCGCCGAAGAGCCTTCCGTCCCACCGATGTTCACGCCGTACACGGTGCGCTCGGTGACGGTGAAGAATCGCGTGATCGTCTCGCCGATGGCGCAGTATTCGGCCGTGCACGGGGTACCGGGCGACTTTCATCTGGTCCATCTCGGCGCGCGCGCCGCGGGCGGGGCCGGACTGGTCTTCGCCGAGATGACCTGCGTGAGCCCCACGGCCCGGATCACGCCCGGCTGTCCTGGGCTCTATACCGACGAACAGCGGCGGGCGTGGCAGCGCATCGTCGACTGGGTGCACACCAACACCGATGCCAAGATCGGGATACAGCTCGGCCATTCCGGCGCCAAGGGTTCCACGCGCCGGATGTGGGACGGCACCGACCAACCGCTGACCGCGGACGACGACGAACCGAACTGGCCGTTGATCTCGGCCTCGCCCCAGCAGTACCTGCCCGGGGTGAGTCAGTGGTCCCGCGCGATGACCCGCACCGACATGGACGAGGTGACCAGCCAGTTCGTCGAGGCGACCCGGCGGGCGGCGCGGGCGGGCTTCGACTGGCTCGAATTGCATTGCGCGCACGGCTATCTGCTGTCGAGCTTCATCTCGCCGCTGACCAACCAGCGCACCGACGACTACGGCGGCACACTACGGAACCGGCTGCGCTATCCGCTGGAGGTCTTCGCGGCGGTGCGTGCCGCGTGGCCCGCCGAATTGCCTGTGTCGGTGCGTATTTCGGCGCACGACTGGGTCGACGGCGGCATCACACCGGCCGATGCCGTCGAGATCGCCAAGCAGTTCAAGCAGGCGGGCGCCGATCTGATCGACTGCTCGTCGGGGCAGGTGTCCAAGCAGGAGCAGCCGACCTTCGGACGGATGTGGCAGACGCCCTTCGCCGACCGGGTGCGCCAGGAGGCGGGCATCGCCACGATCGCGGTCGGGGCGATCTCCGAGGCCGACCATGTGAACAGCATCGTGGCGGCGGGACGCGCCGACCTGTGCGCCATCGCGCGCCCGCACCTGGCGAACCCCGCGTGGACCCTCACCGAGGCGGCCAAGATCGGCTTCACCGAACTCACCTGGCCGAAGCAATATCGAGCGGGC
- a CDS encoding RND family transporter: protein MRTLPRRRETEPREPLRDRLRALRPKLRHEFSVPFDRTLLRRTPGRPLYARLLYMFSLPIIAIWLLLAGGLNLFVPQLETVVNGHARSFLPDEASSVQAIVKMGDSFGGAGTNNFVYVLLEGDAPLDGEAHRYYLTLLDRLTQDKKHVNSAMDLWSDPDFAPASESSDGKAAYVLLNLAGNMGTALAMESTEAARNIIADTPPPAGVTVHLTGPSAVVNDELVSINDSILLLIIMCALLVGGVMLCVYRSPITVAMPLLTVGMGLAVARPVVAYLGEHEVIGVSIFASALLAVIVLGAGTNYGIFLLGRYQEARRAGEDPETAYYTALHGVLHIIIASGLTVAGATACMSFTRLAIFSTSGLPCTIAVVVTLAAALTLGPALLALGSRLGFLEPRAQSSQRRWRRIATAVVRWPGPVLVASLAVLVLAILVLPTFSPSFNERIAQPSDSPANLGIAAADRHLPPNIMAPSILLVQSDHDLRNPADLVALAKLTNAVVKVPGVSAVQGITRPLTTPLELGTLTGQAGYISSRFTQMKDMLTPRLDDLTGLAGRIDQLNLTIKGLETALATGQQGFDQVNSSATAMQNAVTGVVEKLNSLRDTAGPAREFVNSIPNCQDSQACRAAQTGFSLFDDTAQLDGAVSGLVDGMHTAAQALPQLATQVDSLKGFIAQVQSVVAPLRGTLDILLPQISDITRFLDEVASSFTAADPSEFFFLPSQAFDSPLFKSALPYFFSADGKVTRMIVTPQMEGFSREAMDLSAQIIPTALQAMKGTSLAGSTVSIGGPGGTLLNIEAFVHEDFVTSVVAAFAFVFCVVLILLRSLVAAIAVIGTVALSYLSALGLTVFIWQHLVGNPLHWSVAPVSFTFLVAVGADYNMLLVSRFKEELRAGINTGIIRSMVNTGGVVTTAGLVFGVTMFAMLVSYAHNIAQIGTTVGIGLFLDTLIVRSFVVPSIAALTGRWFWWPINILRKPEPKQRRPRTFPVQVSGIRPAAPAFDASTTGR from the coding sequence ATGAGGACGTTGCCGCGGCGGCGCGAAACCGAGCCGCGCGAGCCCCTGCGGGACCGGCTGCGCGCGCTGCGTCCCAAACTGCGCCATGAGTTCTCGGTGCCTTTCGATCGCACGCTGCTGCGCCGCACGCCCGGTCGTCCGCTGTACGCGCGCCTGCTCTACATGTTCTCCCTGCCGATCATCGCGATCTGGCTGCTGCTCGCGGGCGGGCTGAATCTCTTTGTCCCCCAGCTCGAGACGGTCGTCAACGGACACGCGCGCTCCTTCCTGCCGGACGAGGCGTCGTCGGTGCAGGCGATCGTCAAGATGGGCGACTCGTTCGGCGGAGCGGGCACGAACAATTTCGTCTACGTTCTGCTCGAGGGGGACGCGCCGCTCGACGGCGAGGCCCACCGGTACTACCTGACGCTGCTGGATCGGTTGACGCAGGACAAGAAGCACGTCAACTCCGCCATGGATCTGTGGTCGGACCCCGACTTCGCACCCGCCAGCGAGAGTTCGGACGGCAAGGCCGCCTACGTGCTGCTCAACCTGGCCGGAAACATGGGCACCGCGCTGGCCATGGAATCCACCGAGGCGGCCAGGAACATCATCGCCGACACTCCGCCGCCCGCGGGGGTCACGGTCCACCTGACCGGTCCGTCGGCGGTGGTGAACGACGAACTCGTCTCGATCAACGATTCGATTCTGCTGCTGATCATCATGTGTGCCCTGCTGGTCGGTGGCGTGATGCTGTGCGTCTACCGTTCGCCGATCACCGTCGCCATGCCGCTGCTGACCGTCGGCATGGGCTTGGCGGTGGCCCGGCCCGTGGTCGCGTATCTCGGCGAACACGAGGTGATCGGCGTTTCGATCTTCGCCTCGGCGCTGCTCGCGGTGATCGTGCTCGGCGCGGGTACCAACTACGGCATCTTCCTGCTCGGGCGATACCAAGAGGCCCGGCGTGCGGGTGAGGATCCGGAAACGGCGTATTACACCGCGCTGCACGGGGTTCTGCACATCATCATCGCGTCCGGGCTGACCGTCGCCGGTGCGACCGCGTGCATGTCGTTCACCCGGTTGGCGATCTTCAGCACCTCCGGCTTGCCGTGCACCATCGCGGTGGTGGTCACCCTCGCCGCCGCGTTGACCCTGGGGCCCGCGCTGCTCGCGCTGGGCAGCAGGCTCGGTTTCCTCGAACCGCGCGCGCAGTCCTCGCAGCGCCGCTGGCGCCGGATCGCGACCGCCGTCGTCCGCTGGCCGGGCCCGGTGCTGGTCGCCAGCCTGGCCGTGCTCGTGCTCGCCATCCTCGTGCTGCCGACCTTCAGCCCGAGCTTCAACGAGCGGATCGCCCAGCCGAGCGACTCGCCCGCGAACCTCGGGATCGCGGCCGCGGATCGGCACCTGCCGCCGAACATCATGGCCCCCAGCATCCTGCTGGTGCAGTCCGACCACGATCTGCGCAATCCCGCCGATCTGGTGGCACTCGCGAAGCTGACCAACGCGGTGGTGAAGGTGCCGGGAGTCAGTGCGGTGCAGGGGATTACGCGACCGTTGACCACGCCGCTGGAACTCGGCACGCTCACCGGCCAGGCCGGCTACATCAGCAGCCGGTTCACCCAGATGAAAGACATGCTCACCCCGCGTCTCGATGACCTGACCGGCCTGGCCGGACGTATCGACCAGTTGAATCTCACCATCAAGGGGCTCGAAACCGCCCTCGCCACCGGGCAACAGGGATTCGACCAGGTGAACAGCAGCGCCACCGCCATGCAGAACGCGGTCACCGGCGTGGTCGAGAAGCTCAACAGCCTGCGTGACACCGCGGGCCCGGCACGGGAGTTCGTGAACTCGATCCCGAATTGCCAAGACAGTCAAGCGTGCCGAGCCGCACAGACCGGCTTCTCACTGTTCGACGACACCGCCCAGCTCGACGGCGCCGTCAGCGGGCTCGTCGACGGCATGCACACCGCCGCGCAAGCACTTCCGCAACTCGCCACCCAGGTGGACAGCCTCAAAGGCTTCATCGCGCAGGTCCAATCCGTGGTGGCGCCGCTGCGGGGCACCCTCGACATCCTGCTCCCGCAGATCTCCGATATCACCCGGTTCCTCGACGAGGTCGCAAGCAGTTTCACCGCAGCCGATCCCAGCGAGTTCTTCTTCCTGCCGAGCCAGGCCTTCGACAGTCCGTTGTTCAAAAGCGCGCTGCCGTACTTCTTCTCCGCCGACGGCAAGGTGACCCGCATGATCGTCACGCCGCAGATGGAGGGCTTCAGCCGCGAGGCGATGGACCTGAGCGCCCAGATCATTCCCACGGCACTGCAGGCGATGAAGGGCACCTCGCTGGCGGGCAGCACCGTGAGCATCGGCGGGCCGGGCGGCACGCTGCTCAACATCGAGGCCTTCGTGCACGAGGACTTCGTCACCAGCGTGGTCGCCGCGTTCGCCTTCGTCTTCTGCGTCGTGCTGATCCTGCTGCGCAGCCTGGTCGCCGCCATCGCGGTGATCGGCACCGTCGCCCTGTCGTACCTGTCCGCCCTGGGCTTGACCGTGTTCATCTGGCAGCACCTCGTCGGCAACCCGCTGCACTGGTCGGTGGCTCCGGTCTCGTTCACGTTCTTGGTAGCCGTGGGCGCGGACTACAACATGTTGCTGGTCAGCAGATTCAAGGAAGAGCTGCGGGCGGGCATCAACACCGGGATCATCCGCTCGATGGTCAACACCGGCGGGGTGGTCACCACCGCGGGCCTCGTCTTCGGCGTGACCATGTTCGCGATGCTGGTGAGCTACGCGCACAACATCGCCCAGATCGGCACCACCGTCGGCATCGGGCTGTTCCTCGACACCCTGATCGTGCGCTCGTTCGTCGTCCCCAGCATCGCCGCACTCACCGGGCGCTGGTTCTGGTGGCCGATCAACATTCTGCGCAAGCCCGAACCGAAGCAGCGACGCCCGCGGACGTTCCCGGTTCAGGTGAGCGGAATACGTCCTGCCGCACCGGCTTTTGACGCGTCCACGACGGGTCGGTGA
- a CDS encoding MmpS family transport accessory protein has product MKGAWVYGVVFLVLGLTAIFIARLRLSEIEDLAIGHSSPQPVLGQLREKVIDYEIDGPPGAPVRLSYLDERGKVKDVSAELPWRTSLRTREIALPTGVVAQADSDQLSCRILINGQARDTQAANGPFAAVNCTVPVS; this is encoded by the coding sequence ATGAAGGGTGCCTGGGTGTACGGCGTGGTATTCCTGGTTCTTGGCCTGACGGCGATCTTCATCGCGCGGCTGCGGCTGAGCGAGATCGAGGACTTGGCGATCGGGCATTCCAGCCCGCAGCCGGTGCTCGGGCAGCTGCGAGAGAAGGTCATCGACTACGAGATCGACGGCCCGCCAGGCGCTCCCGTGCGGCTGTCCTATCTGGACGAACGGGGCAAGGTCAAAGATGTGTCGGCGGAACTCCCGTGGCGCACCTCGCTGCGCACCCGCGAGATCGCCCTGCCGACCGGCGTTGTCGCACAAGCCGATTCCGACCAGCTCTCGTGCCGGATTTTGATCAACGGTCAGGCGCGTGACACCCAGGCGGCCAACGGCCCGTTCGCCGCGGTCAACTGCACGGTGCCGGTGTCATGA
- a CDS encoding DUF6461 domain-containing protein gives MTTPGFPPNTLDAEGVPLWISGLANEDPNHCVHVVKGLGPADALRTLGAEPRLVRPCTLPERRSDARMSLPAAALGAERGDDATLLAGQFGEWTFVYDDFGATEDPAGLSAAGRVAATSYFSINADASLTYCADGEQLSWINVDDLELDTDLAELPDELRAAFEAAGIVHFDYLEPGAADFAVCMRAVSALAGMRCTLDELRRIPLLVTSFG, from the coding sequence GTGACGACGCCCGGCTTTCCGCCGAATACGCTTGATGCTGAAGGAGTGCCGCTGTGGATCAGCGGGCTGGCGAATGAGGATCCCAATCATTGTGTCCATGTGGTGAAGGGGCTCGGGCCTGCCGACGCCCTGCGGACCCTGGGAGCCGAGCCGCGGCTGGTGCGGCCGTGCACGCTGCCCGAACGCAGGTCCGATGCGCGGATGTCGCTTCCGGCGGCCGCGCTCGGCGCCGAGCGCGGTGACGACGCGACGCTGCTGGCCGGACAGTTCGGTGAATGGACCTTCGTCTACGACGATTTCGGGGCCACCGAAGACCCGGCGGGCTTGTCTGCCGCCGGGCGGGTTGCCGCGACGAGCTATTTCTCTATCAACGCCGACGCGAGCCTGACCTACTGTGCCGACGGGGAGCAACTCAGCTGGATCAACGTCGACGATCTCGAACTGGACACGGACCTGGCCGAACTTCCCGACGAATTGCGCGCGGCCTTCGAAGCTGCTGGTATCGTCCATTTCGATTACCTTGAGCCCGGCGCGGCCGATTTCGCCGTCTGCATGCGCGCGGTCAGCGCGCTGGCCGGCATGCGCTGCACCCTGGACGAGCTGCGCCGAATCCCCTTGTTGGTCACGTCGTTCGGATGA